The following coding sequences lie in one Frigoribacterium sp. SL97 genomic window:
- a CDS encoding hemolysin family protein, whose product MNEWILLAFGLLLTVGTGLFVASEFSLVNLDRSDLEARQSRGEKGLAPTIGALRITSTHLSSAQLGITLTTLLTGYTMEPAISRLLSPPLTAVGVPEGVVAVGAPIVSIVVATLLSMIIGELVPKNFALALPLKTAKLVIPFQVLFTTVFKPAVALLNNTANAVLRAMGIEPKEELSGARTAEELSSLVRRSATEGSLDRDTATLLARTLVFSDHTASDVMTPRPRLSTVARGDSAETVLELARRTGYSRFPVTDDGIDDVVGLVHVKQAVSVPREKRADVPVSALLTDAVRVPETMTLDNLLGEVRGRGYQMAVVVDEYGGTAGVVTLEDLIEELVGEVSDEHDRSRVDVVRSRNWLTFPGLLRPDELLERASVKVPEDGPYETVGGWLMSELGRLPKVGDVVETDDGAFRVGRLDGRRIDRIRFTPTPDDVVEATATEPGRRDGRDERDRSGRRDPKVLPEKVRTGVEDDRRAVRTREVTR is encoded by the coding sequence GTGAACGAGTGGATACTGCTCGCCTTCGGCCTGCTGCTCACCGTGGGCACCGGACTCTTCGTCGCCAGCGAGTTCTCGTTGGTGAACCTCGACCGGTCCGACCTCGAGGCCCGTCAGTCCCGAGGTGAGAAGGGGCTCGCCCCGACCATCGGGGCGCTGCGCATCACGTCGACGCACCTGTCGAGCGCCCAGCTCGGCATCACGCTCACGACCCTCCTGACCGGCTACACGATGGAGCCCGCGATCTCGCGCCTCCTGTCGCCGCCGCTCACCGCGGTCGGCGTGCCCGAGGGGGTCGTCGCGGTCGGTGCCCCGATCGTCTCGATCGTCGTCGCGACCCTGCTGTCGATGATCATCGGCGAGCTCGTGCCCAAGAACTTCGCCCTGGCCCTGCCGCTGAAGACGGCGAAGCTGGTCATCCCGTTCCAGGTCTTGTTCACCACGGTGTTCAAGCCCGCGGTCGCCCTGCTCAACAACACGGCCAACGCCGTGCTGCGCGCCATGGGCATCGAACCGAAAGAAGAGCTGTCGGGCGCCCGGACGGCTGAAGAGCTGTCGTCGCTGGTGCGACGCTCGGCCACGGAGGGCAGCCTCGACCGTGACACGGCGACCCTGCTCGCCCGCACGCTCGTGTTCAGCGACCACACCGCGTCCGACGTCATGACCCCGCGGCCCCGGCTCTCGACCGTCGCGCGCGGCGACTCGGCCGAGACCGTCCTCGAACTGGCGCGACGCACCGGCTACTCGCGGTTCCCGGTGACCGACGACGGCATCGACGACGTCGTGGGCCTGGTCCACGTCAAGCAGGCCGTCTCGGTGCCGCGCGAGAAGCGGGCCGACGTGCCCGTGTCCGCCTTGCTGACCGATGCCGTCCGCGTCCCCGAGACGATGACCCTCGACAACCTGCTGGGCGAGGTGCGGGGTCGCGGCTACCAGATGGCCGTCGTCGTCGACGAGTACGGCGGCACCGCCGGTGTCGTCACCCTCGAGGACCTCATCGAGGAGCTCGTCGGCGAGGTCAGCGACGAACACGACCGCAGCCGGGTCGACGTCGTCCGGTCGCGCAACTGGCTGACCTTCCCCGGTCTGCTGCGTCCCGACGAGCTGCTCGAGCGCGCCTCGGTCAAGGTGCCGGAGGACGGCCCCTACGAGACCGTCGGCGGCTGGCTGATGAGCGAGCTGGGCCGCCTGCCCAAGGTCGGCGACGTCGTCGAGACCGACGACGGCGCGTTCCGCGTCGGGCGGCTCGACGGGCGGCGCATCGATCGCATCCGCTTCACGCCCACGCCCGACGACGTGGTCGAGGCCACGGCGACCGAGCCGGGCCGCCGCGACGGGCGTGACGAGCGCGACCGGTCGGGCCGACGCGACCCGAAGGTGCTGCCCGAGAAGGTGCGCACGGGCGTCGAGGACGACCGTCGCGCGGTCCGCACGAGAGAGGTGACCCGATGA